A single region of the Lactobacillus xylocopicola genome encodes:
- a CDS encoding GNAT family N-acetyltransferase, translating into MNYVEKVSLNPTEVAQAKELTQKVHAADGTYEDIYLSNRYNYFAEMPTFVLAYEASKLVGLTMLYADDEPDEVVDVHLEVAPDFRRRGIAKEMLVRAEKILGGYGYHNYNYVSEKNFLEQNSDFLLKTGLVIKDRTYNMRTKSPLRVGPTDQLDQTLAVNELKQADVAEVAKFHSKAFGDNLTSSTKYIEEGLQNEETSSFVLLYQNKIVGYCAVELGSYDYFFGLFIASAVRNRGFATFFVKKMTQLLQQKGSKEFVLDVETDNTAAIHAYQNAGFKINGETDYLEQKAGKSSGLK; encoded by the coding sequence ATGAATTATGTTGAAAAAGTTAGCCTTAATCCTACCGAAGTAGCGCAGGCTAAAGAATTAACCCAAAAGGTCCATGCAGCTGATGGCACCTATGAAGATATCTATTTGAGTAATCGCTATAATTATTTCGCTGAAATGCCAACCTTTGTGCTGGCTTATGAGGCCAGCAAGTTGGTAGGTCTGACTATGCTCTATGCCGATGATGAACCAGACGAAGTGGTTGATGTGCATCTTGAAGTGGCTCCTGATTTCCGGCGGCGCGGAATTGCTAAGGAAATGCTAGTGCGGGCAGAGAAAATTTTAGGTGGCTATGGTTATCACAACTATAATTACGTTTCTGAAAAAAACTTCTTGGAGCAGAACTCAGACTTCTTGCTAAAGACGGGCTTAGTAATTAAGGACCGCACATATAACATGCGCACCAAAAGTCCGCTGCGGGTTGGTCCAACTGATCAGTTGGACCAGACGTTAGCAGTAAATGAGTTAAAACAAGCTGATGTAGCTGAAGTTGCTAAGTTCCACAGTAAAGCCTTTGGCGATAACCTAACTTCATCGACCAAGTATATCGAAGAAGGTTTGCAAAATGAAGAAACGAGCAGCTTTGTGTTGCTCTACCAAAACAAAATTGTGGGCTATTGCGCCGTTGAGTTGGGCAGTTATGATTATTTCTTTGGTTTGTTTATTGCCTCGGCGGTTCGTAATCGCGGCTTTGCCACCTTTTTTGTCAAAAAAATGACGCAGCTTCTCCAGCAAAAGGGCTCAAAGGAATTTGTCTTGGACGTTGAGACAGATAATACTGCAGCAATTCATGCGTACCAGAATGCTGGCTTTAAGATCAATGGCGAGACGGATTACTTGGAGCAGAAGGCAGGTAAAAGTTCCGGTCTTAAGTAA
- the recN gene encoding DNA repair protein RecN, with protein MLVELDIKNFAIIKALKVRFQENMTALIGETGAGKSIIIDAVSLLMGGRGQKEMIRSGEKKAVVTGLFDVNQGAEQITKLCAQYGLPASDGQLVISRELTKGRSVVRINGQLTTTNVLRELGNYLVDIHGQNDQQILMDQDRQIDLVDNYAPSEFKDRLAQYQVDFKKWQNLSTRLEHLHQDAQALAQKQDILTFQNDELTAADLNDPEEDEQLEQEYTELNNYQKIVETANYLMQLYDDDEHGLEALLGNAQSAANELAEYGDKFKDIAKTIDDGVFALSDARSALTNVLDGMDFDGERFQYVSNRLDLLNSLKKKYGPTLQDVFTFYEKVQDELSHYETGGLDEEKLQKQLTKLEDKLTAEAAALHETRKKVADQLEEQIKQELADLYMAKSRFAIAFSAAKSFTNKGTDELVFLIAPNPGEELLPLVKIVSGGEQSRLILALKAIFSRVEPVATMIFDEIDTGVSGRVSAAIGQKLHSIGEHKQVIAITHSPQVAAAGDQKYLVAKEVKEGATYTQIGPLTQAETVTAIAEMMAGSNVTKAAKQNAKDLMKNFNRKKKK; from the coding sequence ATGCTAGTTGAACTGGATATTAAGAACTTCGCGATTATTAAGGCACTGAAGGTTCGCTTTCAAGAAAATATGACGGCCCTAATTGGAGAAACCGGTGCTGGTAAGTCAATTATTATTGATGCGGTGTCACTCTTAATGGGTGGTCGCGGGCAAAAAGAAATGATTCGTAGTGGCGAAAAAAAGGCGGTTGTGACGGGTCTATTTGATGTTAATCAGGGAGCGGAACAGATTACCAAGCTTTGCGCTCAATATGGCTTGCCAGCTTCCGATGGCCAACTCGTCATCAGCCGGGAATTAACCAAGGGACGCAGCGTTGTGCGCATTAACGGTCAGTTAACGACGACCAACGTGCTGCGCGAACTAGGCAATTACTTAGTTGATATCCATGGCCAGAATGACCAGCAGATCCTAATGGATCAAGACCGGCAAATCGACTTGGTGGATAACTATGCTCCATCAGAATTCAAAGACCGGTTGGCGCAATACCAGGTAGACTTTAAAAAATGGCAAAACTTGTCAACGCGGCTAGAACACCTACATCAGGATGCCCAAGCACTTGCTCAAAAACAGGATATTTTAACCTTTCAAAATGATGAACTAACTGCTGCTGACTTGAATGATCCTGAAGAAGATGAGCAACTTGAACAAGAATATACTGAGCTCAACAATTACCAAAAGATTGTTGAGACAGCTAATTATTTAATGCAGTTATATGACGACGATGAACACGGTCTTGAAGCGCTACTGGGCAACGCTCAAAGTGCTGCTAATGAATTGGCAGAATACGGAGACAAGTTTAAGGACATCGCTAAGACAATTGATGACGGTGTCTTTGCGCTGAGTGATGCACGTAGCGCGTTAACTAATGTTCTCGATGGAATGGACTTCGATGGTGAACGCTTCCAGTATGTCTCTAACCGCCTCGACTTGCTTAATTCACTCAAAAAAAAGTATGGTCCGACTCTGCAAGATGTCTTTACCTTCTACGAAAAAGTGCAGGATGAACTGAGCCACTATGAAACGGGGGGTTTGGACGAGGAAAAGTTGCAAAAGCAGCTTACCAAACTCGAGGACAAACTGACCGCGGAAGCTGCAGCTTTACATGAAACCAGGAAAAAAGTTGCTGATCAGTTGGAGGAGCAAATTAAGCAGGAACTAGCTGATTTGTATATGGCCAAATCCCGCTTTGCCATCGCTTTTTCTGCTGCTAAATCGTTTACCAATAAAGGTACGGATGAACTGGTTTTTTTGATTGCTCCTAACCCCGGTGAAGAGTTACTGCCACTGGTTAAGATTGTTTCCGGAGGTGAGCAATCGCGGCTCATTTTGGCCCTCAAGGCAATTTTTAGCAGGGTAGAGCCAGTTGCCACCATGATTTTTGATGAAATTGATACTGGTGTCTCCGGCCGTGTTTCAGCTGCAATCGGGCAAAAGTTGCACTCGATCGGTGAGCATAAGCAGGTGATTGCAATTACCCACTCGCCACAGGTGGCCGCCGCTGGTGATCAGAAATACCTGGTAGCCAAGGAAGTTAAGGAAGGCGCTACCTATACCCAAATTGGCCCCTTGACGCAAGCAGAAACCGTTACGGCAATTGCAGAAATGATGGCCGGCAGTAATGTTACTAAGGCGGCCAAGCAAAATGCCAAGGACTTAATGAAGAATTTTAACAGGAAAAAGAAAAAATGA
- a CDS encoding TlyA family RNA methyltransferase, protein MAKERADVILAKQGLFHSRTQAQRAIMAGLVSDHNHQRIDKSGSSFPADEHFFIKASHKKYVSRGGFKLEKALAAFDIDLTGRTCLDIGSSTGGFTDVALQNRAKLVYALDVGYNQLAWELRDDPRVVVMEKQNFRYSKPADFTKGVPDFAMTDVSFISLDLIMPPMFAILQDGRDAVCLIKPQFEAGPENVGKHGIVHDHAIHRAVIQHTIEQALACGFNVLGVDYSPIKGGKGNIEFLIHLQKSSEQGGQLWWTGTPEEVVERAVAEL, encoded by the coding sequence ATGGCTAAAGAACGAGCAGATGTAATACTGGCCAAACAAGGGCTATTCCATTCCCGGACCCAGGCCCAGCGGGCAATTATGGCGGGACTTGTTTCCGATCATAACCACCAGCGCATTGATAAAAGTGGCAGTAGTTTTCCCGCAGATGAACACTTCTTTATCAAAGCTTCGCACAAAAAGTACGTTTCGCGTGGTGGTTTTAAGCTGGAAAAAGCCTTAGCGGCCTTTGATATTGACTTGACCGGCCGTACTTGTTTGGATATCGGTTCTTCAACCGGTGGTTTTACCGATGTTGCCTTGCAGAATCGGGCCAAGCTGGTTTATGCCCTTGATGTCGGCTACAACCAGTTGGCCTGGGAATTGCGCGATGATCCGCGCGTAGTAGTAATGGAAAAGCAGAATTTCCGTTATAGTAAACCAGCGGACTTTACTAAGGGCGTGCCAGACTTTGCAATGACTGATGTCTCCTTTATTTCGCTTGATTTAATTATGCCGCCAATGTTTGCAATCTTACAGGATGGCCGTGATGCAGTGTGCTTGATTAAGCCGCAGTTTGAAGCAGGACCAGAAAACGTAGGTAAACATGGTATTGTTCATGATCATGCGATCCACCGCGCCGTCATTCAGCATACGATTGAGCAGGCACTGGCCTGTGGTTTCAATGTGTTGGGGGTAGACTATTCTCCCATTAAGGGTGGTAAGGGTAATATTGAGTTTTTAATTCACCTGCAAAAAAGTAGTGAGCAGGGTGGTCAACTTTGGTGGACCGGAACACCGGAAGAAGTTGTTGAACGAGCGGTAGCTGAGCTTTAG
- a CDS encoding polyprenyl synthetase family protein yields the protein MTFNEFRAKWTPVVDDYLAAHLASEIDEVKLSKIMTYSVMAGGKRLRPLLFLATLDAINHHITAQDIQIAGGIELIHTYSLIHDDLPAMDNDDYRRGKLTSHKKWGEAEAILAGDALLPLGLQWIAEGSESADLVKIMTRAIGANGMVGGQYLDIAATNNATVATDANLINRMEWLKTGCLIVASVEMAAVAGCASAANKAKLLAFGRSFGRSYQIYDDLVDIVETSTAAGKATHKDQENGKHNTLTMLGAERSRAELRTLIKAAQTSLTGLDSGILAGFLDLYQKVL from the coding sequence ATGACTTTTAACGAATTTAGAGCAAAATGGACACCGGTAGTTGATGACTACTTGGCAGCGCACCTGGCTAGTGAGATTGATGAGGTCAAGCTTAGCAAAATTATGACCTACTCAGTCATGGCTGGGGGTAAGAGATTACGCCCGCTGCTCTTTTTGGCTACACTTGATGCCATAAATCACCACATCACGGCCCAGGACATCCAAATTGCGGGTGGAATTGAATTGATTCACACGTATTCCCTAATTCATGATGATTTGCCAGCAATGGATAATGATGACTACCGTCGCGGTAAGCTGACCAGCCACAAGAAGTGGGGCGAGGCCGAGGCGATTTTGGCTGGGGATGCACTATTGCCACTTGGCCTGCAGTGGATTGCAGAAGGTAGTGAATCAGCTGACTTGGTCAAGATTATGACCCGTGCAATTGGTGCTAACGGAATGGTAGGCGGTCAGTATTTAGACATAGCTGCGACTAATAATGCCACTGTTGCTACCGATGCTAACCTAATTAACCGGATGGAGTGGCTTAAGACAGGATGCTTAATTGTTGCTAGTGTAGAAATGGCGGCAGTCGCTGGTTGCGCAAGTGCAGCCAATAAAGCCAAACTGCTTGCTTTTGGTCGGTCCTTTGGTCGATCCTATCAAATTTATGATGATTTGGTTGATATTGTTGAAACAAGTACAGCAGCTGGTAAGGCCACCCATAAGGACCAGGAAAATGGCAAGCACAACACTTTAACCATGCTGGGGGCAGAGCGCAGTCGTGCAGAATTACGAACACTAATCAAAGCCGCACAGACTAGCTTAACTGGCTTGGACAGCGGTATTTTAGCTGGCTTTCTCGACCTATATCAGAAGGTGCTCTAA
- a CDS encoding exodeoxyribonuclease VII small subunit, with protein MPTKKNSFEAELNQLQQIVSNLESGNVPLEDALSEFQTGVKLSRELNQKLTAAEETVAKLIDSDGTEHQIDPNNAAAPEE; from the coding sequence ATGCCAACAAAGAAAAATAGTTTTGAAGCAGAATTAAATCAGTTACAGCAGATTGTCAGCAACCTTGAAAGTGGTAATGTACCCTTGGAAGATGCCTTAAGTGAATTCCAGACCGGAGTGAAACTTAGCCGCGAGTTAAACCAAAAATTGACTGCCGCCGAGGAAACTGTCGCTAAACTAATCGATAGTGACGGAACCGAGCACCAAATTGACCCCAATAATGCAGCAGCACCGGAAGAATAA
- the xseA gene encoding exodeoxyribonuclease VII large subunit, producing MEDNKYLTVSDLNYYITQKFKNDPYLHKVFLQGELSNFRFRRNSHQYFSLKDEKSKINVVMFRSHFDQVKFKPEEGMKVYITGYVNVYGPQGSYQFYAESMEPAGLGALYEQLQQLQKKLAQAGLFDQGHKRQLPHFPDHIAVVTSASGAVIHDILVTVNRRFPHAQVDLFPAQVQGDRAADSLVGAMKQIADAGDKYDVMIIGRGGGSLEDLWPFNEEVVVRQVYAMAMPVISSVGHETDTTLCDLVADVRAATPTAAAEYATPNLPDELAGIHQLQSRLLVSVQNIIRVRREALKRINSAVIMREPARLYDEQAQTLDLLRDRLHNTMLHQLERERQAYQLTQQKLTAVNPGKRIAQILQEEGFYQQKLISNMRQLLRENRHRLAQSAQQLDDYSPLKTLDRGYLYATKDRETVSSVKQVKQADELSLHFKDGQVVARVTAVRRNKNANKEK from the coding sequence ATGGAAGATAACAAATATCTCACCGTTTCAGATTTAAATTATTATATTACGCAAAAATTTAAAAATGATCCCTACCTGCACAAGGTTTTTTTGCAAGGTGAATTATCTAACTTTCGTTTTCGCCGTAACTCTCACCAATACTTTTCGCTCAAAGATGAAAAGTCTAAGATTAATGTGGTGATGTTTCGGTCCCACTTTGACCAAGTTAAGTTTAAACCGGAAGAGGGTATGAAAGTATACATTACCGGTTATGTTAATGTATACGGCCCGCAAGGTTCTTACCAGTTTTATGCGGAATCGATGGAGCCTGCTGGTCTAGGCGCACTGTATGAACAGTTACAACAACTGCAGAAAAAGTTGGCCCAGGCAGGTTTGTTTGACCAGGGTCATAAGCGGCAATTACCGCACTTTCCCGACCACATTGCCGTGGTTACTAGTGCTTCCGGAGCAGTTATCCATGATATTTTGGTTACTGTTAACCGCCGCTTTCCCCATGCCCAGGTTGACCTGTTCCCAGCTCAGGTGCAAGGCGATCGCGCGGCCGACTCGTTGGTAGGGGCAATGAAGCAGATTGCTGATGCTGGTGACAAGTATGATGTGATGATTATTGGCCGCGGCGGGGGTTCGCTCGAGGATTTGTGGCCATTTAATGAGGAAGTGGTGGTGCGGCAAGTCTATGCAATGGCGATGCCGGTTATTTCTTCCGTTGGCCATGAAACGGACACCACCTTGTGTGACTTGGTTGCGGATGTTCGGGCAGCTACTCCTACTGCAGCAGCTGAATATGCAACCCCCAATTTACCGGATGAATTAGCTGGTATTCACCAGCTGCAAAGTAGACTGCTGGTAAGTGTCCAAAACATTATCCGGGTACGGCGGGAAGCGCTCAAGCGCATCAATAGTGCAGTAATTATGCGTGAACCAGCACGACTTTATGACGAACAGGCACAGACTTTGGACCTGTTGCGTGACCGCCTGCATAACACCATGCTGCACCAACTGGAACGTGAGCGGCAGGCTTACCAGTTGACCCAGCAAAAACTGACCGCAGTTAATCCCGGCAAAAGAATCGCGCAAATTTTGCAAGAGGAAGGCTTTTATCAGCAAAAATTAATAAGCAATATGCGCCAACTTTTACGAGAAAACAGGCACAGACTAGCCCAATCAGCTCAGCAATTAGATGACTACAGTCCCTTGAAAACGCTTGACCGAGGTTACTTGTATGCCACCAAAGACCGTGAGACGGTTAGTTCAGTTAAACAAGTCAAGCAAGCGGATGAGCTCAGTCTTCATTTTAAAGATGGGCAAGTAGTAGCAAGAGTTACAGCAGTTAGGAGAAATAAAAATGCCAACAAAGAAAAATAG
- a CDS encoding tetrahydrofolate dehydrogenase/cyclohydrolase catalytic domain-containing protein, whose translation MAQLLNGKLLASQRAAKLKEEVNKLKQQGIKPTLCVINIGNDPGSKIYLKTKKRRAAELGITQKLYQLPAEVDQANVVKLIDQLNADKSINALMIQLPVPHQLNLNEALGRIIPEKDVDCLSPSNVGRLWRGDHFVEPATAHGILALLDHYDLDLHGKNVVIIGRSSIVGKPLAALLLERDATVSILHSKTRNLGEYTKNADILVSAAGQPGLVKAGMVKQGAVVVDVGINRVHGQTVGDVDFADVAQRASYITPVPGGVGPLTVEALMEQVVGLTRRQNGR comes from the coding sequence ATGGCCCAACTCTTGAATGGTAAGTTGCTAGCTAGTCAACGAGCTGCTAAACTTAAAGAAGAAGTTAATAAGTTAAAACAGCAGGGGATTAAGCCCACGCTTTGTGTAATTAACATTGGCAATGATCCAGGCAGTAAGATTTACTTGAAAACTAAAAAAAGGCGAGCAGCTGAACTAGGGATTACGCAGAAGCTTTACCAGCTGCCCGCGGAAGTGGATCAGGCTAATGTGGTAAAGTTAATCGACCAGCTTAACGCGGATAAAAGTATTAATGCGCTAATGATTCAGTTACCAGTTCCGCATCAGCTTAACTTGAATGAAGCTCTGGGGCGGATTATCCCTGAAAAAGACGTGGATTGTTTGTCCCCCAGTAACGTTGGCCGCTTATGGCGCGGCGACCATTTTGTCGAACCTGCTACTGCACACGGTATTCTGGCCCTGCTGGACCATTATGACCTTGATCTTCATGGTAAAAACGTGGTGATTATTGGGCGTAGTAGTATTGTGGGTAAACCCTTGGCTGCGCTCTTGTTAGAGCGTGATGCAACTGTTTCAATTTTGCATTCTAAGACTAGGAACTTAGGTGAATATACCAAAAATGCTGATATTTTAGTTTCAGCAGCCGGTCAACCAGGCCTGGTTAAGGCTGGAATGGTTAAGCAAGGGGCAGTGGTCGTCGATGTGGGGATTAACCGGGTCCACGGCCAAACAGTTGGCGACGTTGATTTTGCTGACGTGGCCCAGCGGGCTAGCTATATTACTCCGGTTCCTGGAGGAGTTGGGCCGTTGACGGTGGAAGCATTGATGGAACAAGTGGTTGGGCTAACAAGGAGGCAAAATGGAAGATAA
- the nusB gene encoding transcription antitermination factor NusB: MNQHESRRVAMQGAFLANQNPKLTPAEVETKIVAVLNLRELSAYSKTVIEGVVEKRDELKGQLASYLKKDWRINRINQISLAILEVALYEIEYSKEIEPRAAINEALNLCDEFSDPKNKPFINGILANFIAK, encoded by the coding sequence ATGAATCAACACGAAAGTCGTAGAGTGGCAATGCAGGGGGCTTTTTTGGCTAATCAGAATCCTAAACTGACTCCTGCCGAAGTTGAAACGAAAATTGTCGCCGTCCTCAACTTAAGAGAACTCTCGGCTTATTCAAAGACAGTCATTGAAGGTGTCGTGGAAAAACGAGATGAGTTGAAGGGCCAGCTTGCCAGTTACTTAAAAAAAGATTGGCGGATCAACCGCATTAATCAGATTTCACTCGCTATTTTGGAAGTTGCCTTGTACGAGATTGAGTACAGCAAGGAAATTGAACCTAGAGCAGCAATAAATGAGGCTTTGAACCTGTGTGATGAATTTTCCGACCCCAAGAACAAACCCTTTATTAATGGAATCTTAGCGAATTTTATCGCAAAATAA
- a CDS encoding Asp23/Gls24 family envelope stress response protein: MADSSKIVLNGQNNGDEIEIDSSVLEVIMGIAAEKVDGVAALHGDVRSGLNRVLGREDRGRGVTVKLDDDRNLIADVYVSVVAGGYVPKIAMNLQKSLKQQVLQMTDLTLKEINVHVVGLEFTEDEEDGSGTSKLFSDIDEKSSNESTRKS; encoded by the coding sequence ATGGCAGATAGTTCAAAAATTGTCTTAAATGGACAAAATAACGGTGATGAGATCGAAATCGATTCAAGTGTTCTGGAAGTTATTATGGGCATTGCTGCCGAAAAAGTAGACGGCGTTGCAGCCTTACATGGTGATGTTAGATCAGGGCTTAACCGCGTCTTGGGGCGTGAAGATCGGGGCCGCGGGGTCACGGTCAAGCTTGATGACGACCGCAACTTGATTGCAGATGTCTATGTCAGTGTAGTTGCAGGTGGTTATGTACCTAAGATTGCCATGAACTTGCAAAAGTCTTTGAAACAGCAGGTTTTGCAGATGACTGACCTGACTCTTAAGGAAATTAATGTTCATGTCGTGGGGCTTGAATTTACTGAAGATGAAGAAGATGGCAGTGGTACTTCAAAACTATTTTCGGACATTGATGAAAAGAGTAGCAATGAATCAACACGAAAGTCGTAG
- the efp gene encoding elongation factor P, protein MTMISVNEFKNGLTIKHNNDLWRIVEFQHVKPGKGSAFVRSKLKSLNSGAVQEYTFRSTAKVETAEIETKGMQYLYNDGASYVFMDTATYDQLAIPNDQIKDEAKFLKENMDVSVIMHEGKTLGVQLPNTVELSVTKTEPNIKGDTSSGGGKPATMETGLVVNVPFFINEGDVLIVNTVDGSYVSRANK, encoded by the coding sequence ATGACAATGATTTCAGTTAATGAATTTAAGAATGGTCTAACCATCAAGCATAACAATGACTTGTGGCGAATAGTTGAATTTCAACACGTTAAGCCTGGTAAGGGGAGTGCTTTTGTTCGTTCTAAGCTCAAGAGTTTGAACTCCGGGGCAGTTCAAGAATATACCTTTAGGTCAACTGCCAAGGTCGAGACTGCGGAAATTGAAACAAAGGGGATGCAGTACTTATATAACGATGGCGCTAGCTATGTTTTCATGGATACTGCAACTTATGACCAATTGGCTATTCCAAATGACCAGATAAAGGATGAAGCTAAGTTCTTGAAGGAAAATATGGATGTCAGTGTCATCATGCATGAGGGCAAAACCTTGGGTGTGCAATTACCCAACACGGTTGAGTTATCAGTTACAAAAACAGAGCCCAATATTAAGGGCGATACGTCTTCAGGCGGTGGTAAGCCTGCAACAATGGAAACTGGCTTGGTAGTCAACGTACCCTTCTTCATTAATGAAGGTGACGTGTTAATTGTTAATACGGTCGATGGTTCATACGTATCCCGTGCAAATAAGTAG
- a CDS encoding M24 family metallopeptidase translates to MEEQDELLTLLNRRINKVSGLIKERGADGLLIFNQANYRYLTNFTGEEAQLILTVRGDRILLSDSRFAGQIKAEAPGELSVIMKQSDQDAEITRQLQAAGLKKVLVEGEFVSAVEFTHLQKLNPQIEFELSEELVEQVRNVKDDLELATLRRAIDISMDSFNEILPLIKPGAVERNIGAKLDYLFKINGGDGPSFDTIIASGVRSAWAHGVASDKMIADGDLVVVDFGAFYHGYAADITRTVAVGKVDRKMQQIYDIVHEAQRRGIAAAVVGNCGRDVDQAARDYITEQGYGQYFGHGIGHGIGLEIHELCQPALPFGKQELVNNMVHTVEPGIYLPGQGGVRIEDDILVHDQTPETLSSLPKDELISL, encoded by the coding sequence ATGGAAGAGCAAGACGAGCTATTAACACTTTTAAATAGACGGATTAATAAAGTAAGTGGATTGATCAAAGAACGCGGTGCAGACGGCCTGCTTATTTTTAACCAGGCGAATTACCGGTACTTGACTAATTTTACTGGTGAAGAAGCGCAGTTGATTTTGACGGTCAGGGGTGATCGGATATTACTGTCTGATTCGCGCTTTGCTGGTCAGATTAAGGCTGAAGCACCTGGTGAACTGAGCGTGATTATGAAGCAATCAGATCAAGATGCCGAAATCACCAGGCAGTTACAAGCGGCTGGTTTGAAGAAGGTTCTAGTTGAAGGCGAATTTGTCTCTGCAGTGGAATTCACGCATTTACAAAAACTGAATCCGCAGATTGAATTTGAATTATCTGAAGAACTGGTTGAGCAGGTGCGCAACGTCAAGGATGACCTGGAACTAGCAACGTTACGGCGGGCAATCGACATTTCAATGGATAGTTTCAATGAAATCTTGCCCCTAATTAAGCCGGGTGCAGTAGAACGCAATATTGGTGCCAAACTGGATTACTTGTTTAAGATCAATGGTGGCGATGGCCCCAGCTTTGACACGATTATTGCCTCTGGGGTCCGCTCGGCTTGGGCCCATGGGGTTGCCAGTGACAAAATGATTGCAGACGGCGATCTGGTAGTTGTCGACTTTGGGGCCTTCTATCACGGCTATGCAGCTGACATCACGCGGACAGTGGCGGTCGGAAAAGTAGACCGTAAAATGCAGCAAATTTATGATATTGTGCATGAGGCGCAGCGACGGGGAATTGCCGCTGCAGTAGTGGGTAACTGTGGTCGCGATGTCGACCAGGCCGCGCGGGATTACATCACCGAACAAGGCTACGGCCAATACTTCGGTCATGGTATTGGTCATGGTATCGGCTTAGAGATTCACGAATTGTGTCAACCAGCACTGCCTTTTGGTAAGCAAGAACTGGTGAACAATATGGTTCATACCGTTGAGCCCGGAATTTACTTGCCGGGCCAGGGCGGGGTCAGAATTGAAGATGATATCTTGGTTCACGATCAAACTCCCGAAACACTTTCAAGTTTGCCCAAGGACGAGTTAATTTCTTTATAA
- the rpmA gene encoding 50S ribosomal protein L27, whose protein sequence is MMMNILNLKLFAHHKGGGSTANGRDSAGRRLGAKAADGQTIHAGTIIYRQRGTKIHPGKNVGRGGDDTLFALVNGVVKFERKDKYRKQVSVIPVEEAK, encoded by the coding sequence ATGATGATGAATATTTTAAATCTTAAATTATTTGCCCACCATAAGGGGGGCGGTTCTACTGCCAATGGTCGTGATTCAGCTGGTCGCCGTCTGGGCGCCAAGGCTGCTGATGGTCAAACAATTCATGCCGGCACGATTATCTACCGTCAACGCGGTACTAAAATTCACCCGGGCAAGAATGTTGGCCGGGGCGGTGACGACACTTTGTTTGCATTAGTGAACGGCGTTGTCAAATTTGAACGCAAGGACAAGTACAGAAAGCAAGTTTCTGTTATCCCAGTCGAAGAAGCTAAGTAA
- the rplU gene encoding 50S ribosomal protein L21, whose product MYAIIKTGGKQYKVAEGDSVFVEKLDVEEGQEVTFDEVILASDGKDVKVGTPLVKGAKVVAKVEKQGKEKKVVTFKYKPKKHSHSKYGHRQPYTKVAVEKIELS is encoded by the coding sequence ATGTACGCAATCATTAAAACCGGTGGTAAGCAATACAAGGTTGCTGAAGGCGATAGTGTTTTTGTTGAAAAGCTTGACGTTGAAGAAGGCCAGGAAGTCACCTTTGACGAGGTAATCCTGGCTTCTGATGGTAAGGACGTTAAAGTTGGTACACCATTAGTTAAGGGTGCTAAGGTTGTTGCCAAGGTTGAAAAACAAGGCAAGGAAAAGAAAGTTGTTACTTTCAAGTACAAGCCCAAGAAGCACTCACATTCAAAATATGGTCACCGTCAACCTTATACCAAGGTTGCTGTTGAAAAGATTGAATTAAGCTAG